In the Arachis hypogaea cultivar Tifrunner chromosome 20, arahy.Tifrunner.gnm2.J5K5, whole genome shotgun sequence genome, AAATCATCAAGCGCGATTACCACTCCCTCAAGCCCGTCCAAGGCGTCTACATCTACCTCATCAATTTGTCTCGCCCCAAACCCTATGCTTATAGCTTCAACGAAGGCTCCGGTGACTCGTCCCCGGCTGTCACTAAATGCCTCGGCAGCGTTTGGACTGCTAAGGAGCGTTATGTCTGGATCGACTTAGGTGCCGGCCCCTTCGATTACGGCCCTGCAATATCCGGCGACGGTGTCATCCCCCGTGGCGAGTTTCACCCGCTCGCTGCCGCCCATGGCCGCCCCAAGTCCCAGAAGGCATTTGCCGCCGACCTTGCCTCGTTGGTGTGGAGTGCATATCAGGTTTTTATGGTGCCTTCGCTGAGGATTCCGGTTCCCTTCGAGAATTCGCTGGTTGTGCAGTTTGTGCATATTTATTCAGGGGAGAAGGACCCTCGTGGATTGGAATGGAGCGCGATTGAGAAGGTTTTCAAGGATGAGGTTGGTGAGAATGGGCTTTTGTTGGGTTCTCAGTCATTGACCTTTAAGTCGTATGAGGTTAAGTACACTGAGTGTGCTGTTTGTTCGTTTGCAATTTCGCGGTCGATGAATTCGTATACTTCTAGGTTCTTGTTTGATAATTATACATTGATTGTGAGTGAGTACTTGGACTCTAAGAGGCTGCATCAGATTCTATCTGATTCAGCTGACGAGATTAGGAAGTCTGCCGGCATGCCGGAGGAGGATTTTGGTAGGATTGTGCCGGTGTATGTGTTTGATTTGGACTACAATTCGCTTCTGTTGTTGGATAGGTATCATCAGAGTGTTGCTTTTAAGGATATGGTAATTGCGGTTCGGACCAGGAATACGCAGACTGTGAGTGATTATAGCTGTAATGGTCGGCATGTGTTTACACAAACGAGAGAGCTCGTGAGGCCGCTGGTTGGATCGATCCTGCAGAGCATGTGGGGAGTTTCACCAACACATCTTTCTTGGAGCCCAAGGCACAACAGTACCCTGGTGGATTATACTTGGAGCATAGGGCAGACACCGTTTGGGCCATTCTCTGAGCTGTCGTCTCTGTCCTTTGTGCAGAAAGATGCAGCGCGGAGGAATATTCTGTTGACGACAATGAATTACAGCATATCAAGCGCTATAGATGTCCTTCAGTCCATTGAAACACATGGGGGAGACAGGAATCTGCTCAAGGGGAAGCAACATGTTGAGTTTGTTCAGAGGTGGAACCTTTTCAAGCACAAGCTGAACAAGGCTGTGTCTGCGCTGTCGCATTTGGATTT is a window encoding:
- the LOC112782622 gene encoding uncharacterized protein: MSTLLFLVVLLTTTTSSGGAPIIGLDSFLSQQYRIDREATNDTFLILPSTIKSSLSHSHPNPHIPTLISSLLSLPLPLSLSLRLVGDFPSDTPSLLSSFLSAASSPSHHFHLISPFPSQPHPLSLSHSLHLHLSHSPSSLSQSLSQALSSLINSTPSPLRSSLTPIPYSPIDEIIKRDYHSLKPVQGVYIYLINLSRPKPYAYSFNEGSGDSSPAVTKCLGSVWTAKERYVWIDLGAGPFDYGPAISGDGVIPRGEFHPLAAAHGRPKSQKAFAADLASLVWSAYQVFMVPSLRIPVPFENSLVVQFVHIYSGEKDPRGLEWSAIEKVFKDEVGENGLLLGSQSLTFKSYEVKYTECAVCSFAISRSMNSYTSRFLFDNYTLIVSEYLDSKRLHQILSDSADEIRKSAGMPEEDFGRIVPVYVFDLDYNSLLLLDRYHQSVAFKDMVIAVRTRNTQTVSDYSCNGRHVFTQTRELVRPLVGSILQSMWGVSPTHLSWSPRHNSTLVDYTWSIGQTPFGPFSELSSLSFVQKDAARRNILLTTMNYSISSAIDVLQSIETHGGDRNLLKGKQHVEFVQRWNLFKHKLNKAVSALSHLDFEMALYYSRSSDHDLYAIHSIVYHASQEIEASLVCFKDPSFPWASVSFSAVAFLFLSYVYAKRDKLFRNKRKQF